A portion of the Babylonia areolata isolate BAREFJ2019XMU chromosome 16, ASM4173473v1, whole genome shotgun sequence genome contains these proteins:
- the LOC143290878 gene encoding phospholipase A and acyltransferase 1-like, whose protein sequence is MLSPLRVFLPAEQLLSREYCKAGDLLEIDHKLYAHWAVYVGNHEVVHIPESYVNQTVVERGLLASVAGECLVRVNNKEVPAKERGLTSLPPDEVVDRAIGCVGTTVCSNIVVNNSEHFVTRLKYGVGWSDQAKALQHSMSLLSSSPTPTSPVLVAKAHQNIWSEIHTILSSSPPVSTSPPVSPSSCPAPSSSSSPSSTHSSSASTTSSVCHPPTSHPPNPHSHHTPSPPF, encoded by the exons ATGCTGAGTCCTCTTCGAGTGTTCTTACCCGCTGAACAACTTTTGTCGCGGGAGTACTGCAAAGCGGGCGATTTGCTGGAAATCGACCACAAATTGTACGCGCACTGGGCCGTATACGTGGGGAATCATGAAGTCGTCCATATCCCCGAATCGTATGTAAATCAAACAGTGGTGGAACGTGGTTTGTTAGCGTCAGTGGCTGGTGAATGTTTGGTGCGGGTGAACAACAAGGAGGTTCCAGCGAAGGAGAGGGGTCTGACATCGCTGCCACCAGATGAGGTGGTGGACAGAGCCATTGGATGTGTTGGAACCACGGTGTGCAGCAACATCGTCGTCAATAACAGCGAGCACTTCGTCACGCGGCTTAAGTATGGAGTTGGATGGAGCGATCAG GCCAAGGCCCTGCAGCACTCCATGTCTCTACTGTCCTCCTCGCCCACGCCCACCAGTCCTGTGCTGGTTGCCAAGGCCCACCAGAACATCTGGAGCGAGATCCACACCATCCTCAGCTCCAGTCCCCCTGTCTCCACCAGtccccccgtctccccctcctcctgccctgccccctcctcctcctcctccccctcttccactcaCTCCTCCTCTGCCTCTACCACTTCCAGTGTCTGCCATCCTCCTACTTCCCATCCTCCCAATCCTCATtctcaccacaccccctctccccctttctga